The Coccidioides posadasii str. Silveira chromosome 5, complete sequence genome has a segment encoding these proteins:
- a CDS encoding uncharacterized protein (EggNog:ENOG410PJX5~COG:S~TransMembrane:1 (i64-87o)~BUSCO:4384at33183), producing the protein MIISSRRDPYGMAVRRTHTPGSLRLAPLVLRVPFINSPLPSPSLPSTFPPRAPRSSDLRVLKPWWRLSLILGCCLTVTWLTFSIWHIEGAAVACQSHGENASESFGSNTLPDTPGPIMIKDEKGRTRWTVSIPPDHILPLSPSTYARICMETWDLAAHVSLITNIKSRTINGQLYGFHYQDKNFIDIVDAQELGLLPSNYPTQFPAKTMAGLGRQEHSTEDLPPCKKSLTFVLESDDAGFGVALMGLWMAYGLAKEEGRAFFIDDSNWAYGKYTTYFKAPPLPTCHPPFMSQRIPCPLQARHLLVSPSTFRWMFNKNFSERFESRHKTGVDRQKPIFSLLRTGYENLFLLSDTDNAFYRKRIMQLRTDRQGVQVGIHIRRGDCHPLEFQYENSYIPLDVYTQRAEELVKSLTAQSLSQSAKNTTIVASDDPDVYLAPEMRHVRKAQSYISLISKSTLGAASATPRQPVDTNSGWEGGFFNGLFWSLGSPFSRPRRSDSPPPSKYPTSLSSSSGTTHPLSGQSADTSTFPSDDDQLHLQSLDNALRLREFVGRAYILDLAVLGSSDAIVCGVSSVTCRLLGVILGWERAIGQKRWKNVDGPLDWQSFIW; encoded by the coding sequence ATGATTATCTCATCACGGCGTGATCCATATGGGATGGCTGTTCGCAGGACCCACACACCAGGCAGCCTTCGGCTGGCTCCGCTAGTCTTGCGAGTTCCGTTCATCAACTCCCCTCTGCCATCACCAAGCCTTCCATCAACATTCCCTCCTCGTGCTCCCAGGTCCTCCGATTTGCGTGTTCTAAAACCATGGTGGCGCTTAAGTCTAATTCTCGGCTGTTGCCTCACCGTTACCTGGCTTACGTTTTCAATTTGGCACATTGAAGGTGCTGCCGTTGCTTGCCAATCGCATGGGGAAAATGCATCCGAAAGTTTTGGAAGCAATACATTACCGGACACTCCTGGACCTATTATgatcaaagatgaaaaagGACGGACCCGATGGACAGTCTCAATTCCACCGGATCATATCCTGCCACTGTCTCCCTCTACTTATGCGAGAATATGCATGGAGACGTGGGACTTGGCGGCTCATGTCTCGTTAATAACGAATATTAAGTCACGAACAATTAATGGGCAACTCTATGGATTTCACTACCAGGACAAGAACTTTATAGACATTGTTGATGCGCAAGAACTAGGCCTCCTTCCTAGCAATTACCCTACCCAATTCCCTGCTAAAACAATGGCTGGATTGGGCCGACAGGAGCATAGTACTGAAGATTTACCTCCGTGCAAAAAGTCCTTAACCTTCGTGCTAGAGTCGGATGATGCTGGCTTCGGTGTGGCATTGATGGGTTTATGGATGGCCTATGGACTCGCCAAAGAAGAAGGGCGGGCGTTCTTTATTGATGATTCCAATTGGGCCTATGGCAAATATACTACATATTTCAAAGCTCCACCATTACCGACATGTCATCCTCCATTTATGTCCCAGCGGATACCATGTCCCTTACAGGCGCGTCATCTACTGGTTTCGCCGTCTACCTTCCGCTGGATGTTCAACAAGAATTTCAGCGAACGGTTTGAAAGCCGACATAAAACTGGCGTTGATCGGCAGAAGCCCATATTCTCGCTTCTTCGAACTGGATATGAGaatctctttcttttgaGCGACACCGACAATGCGTTTTACAGGAAACGGATCATGCAGCTAAGGACCGATAGGCAGGGGGTTCAGGTTGGGATTCACATACGGCGTGGTGACTGTCACCCTCTAGAATTTCAATATGAAAATTCCTACATTCCCCTGGACGTTTACACCCAACGAGCTGAAGAACTGGTCAAGTCACTCACTGCTCAGTCCCTTTCGCAATCCGCAAAGAACACGACGATCGTGGCCTCTGACGACCCAGATGTGTATCTAGCGCCAGAAATGAGACATGTCCGGAAGGCCCAATCATATATCTCCCTAATAAGTAAATCTACGCTTGGCGCGGCCTCAGCTACACCCAGGCAGCCCGTGGACACGAATAGTGGCTGGGAGGGGGGATTTTTTAATGGCTTATTCTGGTCCCTGGGCTCCCCATTTTCTCGGCCAAGAAGAAGTGATAGTCCACCCCCATCAAAATATCCTACTTCACTTTCTTCTTCCAGCGGTACCACTCATCCCTTATCGGGGCAGAGTGCTGATACGAGCACCTTTCCTTCGGATGATGACCAACTTCACCTCCAGTCCCTAGATAATGCGCTACGGCTACGTGAATTTGTCGGTCGCGCATACATACTCGATCTTGCTGTGCTTGGCTCGTCAGATGCCATAGTATGCGGCGTGAGCAGTGTAACATGTCGACTACTGGGAGTTATACTTGGCTGGGAGAGAGCGATT
- a CDS encoding uncharacterized protein (EggNog:ENOG410PGWU~COG:Z~BUSCO:2020at33183) gives MTSTTPQPSRPTTNPPSTVLPPLPTGKLKRSTPGPADARIPATHASSTKLRTPSAVKTAAKSTIPSPTFNSNNATGRSPSMGHISNSPERAVRRAASVAAFPHPSKMASRASLISSSSSLYNLPTANSRPLDSSTPSGGLKSKKPHRIHTGITNNPNSSGVTAFQDSSGEDSSTQTGRSTEIRSSTLQSPTPSRSSSAQGSTYSTSATTFDDCDDNGRRRREEPTAQPGTSKRGSKMKEGKGNVIVSVRVRPDSTNNDSSKTEVEWLVDGRRSLVSYRGKEGGDYFYDNVFATHDTNAKVYDACAKRLVRRVMEGYHGTVFAYGMTGTGKTFSMQGTATSPGVIPLAITDIFSYIRETPHREFLLRVSYLEIYNEKIHDLLSTPASAGIGPGAGQQEEIKLREDSKRGVYATPLKEEIVQSPTQLLRVIARGDHARRTGSTQFNARSSRSHAVVQIVVESRERGAASTPGHERRTGLVPGGVRVSTLSLIDLAGSERAAENKERRTEGAHINKSLLTLGTVIARLSGDKDKATSHSDRDGKHLPYRDSKLTRLLQPALSGNSLVSILCTIQIGSTGGNTAANTHTNETLNTLKFAARAKNNIVSHAKRAEEAHAGVSGDAGSRVLLERYRMEIQALRAQLEKQGKSHAEQESRLEEERFEKEAETRHEEQMLEMQLARTALKERIEHLNRLILCSKSTGVNASGNFSLTGLQLRGFDLKSLRSSGSHSALGGLQLHRSRSTTSVKSGSGAPHDQGPSFGSGDYEEDTIGEFADGTASLQAQINALQADLADKNRYISTLERRLLQARRSSHSRMSVGLSQLKAGGSSPCDPEIAALLREKDMEIADLRLQLDDKDRMVAALRSAARQREIAQLAAESLPPDPPKPPSIPLRGHRPNHLSFESTSSPIMGPAPAPAGSPVNLLSPTKIVEKDRDKKRRSVDEMSRMLDEMIQDRVESGHLVKGMRGSVRLASGLRKETSLEATSPSPTNAPPMFERIAAPLQEVADAALS, from the exons ATGACTTCAACGACACCACAACCGTCGCGCCCAACCACGAACCCTCCGTCCACAGTGCTTCCACCTCTACCCACAGGCAAACTAAAAAGGAGCACGCCAGGACCCGCCGATGCGAGAATTCCTGCCACCCATGCATCCTCTACTAAATTGCGCACTCCTTCGGCCGTGAAGACAGCTGCAAAATCTACTATCCCGTCGCCTACCTTCAATAGTAATAATGCTACAGGAAGATCGCCGTCTATGGGTCATATATCAAACAGTCCCGAGAGAGCGGTACGACGAGCTGCTAGTGTCGCTGCATTCCCACATCCTTCCAAAATGGCTAGTCGTGCATCGCTCATTTCCAGTTCTTCGTCTCTTTACAATTTGCCGACCGCCAATTCTCGTCCTTTAGATTCTAGTACCCCATCGGGTGGCTTAAAATCCAAAAAACCCCATAGAATCCATACAGGAATTACGAACAACCCCAATAGTTCTGGAGTTACGGCTTTTCAGGATAGCAGCGGAGAAGACAGTTCGACTCAAACAGGCCGAAGTACAGAAATCCGCTCTTCTACGCTCCAATCGCCGACACCGAGCCGGAGCTCTTCAGCACAGGGATCAACCTATTCTACTAGTGCCACTACTTTTGACGATTGCGATGACAACGGTCGAAGGAGAAGGGAAGAGCCTACCGCACAACCTGGCACAAGCAAACGCGGATCAAAAATGAAGGAAGGAAAAGGCAATGTGATCGTTAGTGTCAGAGTTCGTCCTGATTCCACAAACAATGATAGCAGCAAAACGGAAGTCGAGTGGCTAGTGGACGGGAGGAGATCTTTGGTGTCCTATCGTGGGAAAGAAGGGGGGGACTATTTCTATG ATAATGTTTTTGCGACCCATGATACCAACGCTAAGGTTTACGATGCATGCGCAAAGCGACTTGTTCGTCGCGTTATGGAGGGTTACCATGGAACCGTCTTTGCGTACGGAATGACGGGTACTGGTAAAACATTTTCAATGCAAGGTACAGCCACATCACCCGGAGTCATACCCTTAGCAATCACCGATATTTTCTCCTACATTCGTGAGACCCCTCATCGCGAATTCCTCTTGCGAGTGAGCTATTTGGAAATTTATAACGAGAAAATTCATGATCTTCTCTCTACCCCAGCGTCCGCCGGCATAGGACCGGGCGCAGGgcaacaagaagaaatcaaGCTGCGAGAAGATAGCAAGCGAGGTGTATATGCGACACCCttgaaagaagaaatagttCAGAGTCCGACGCAGCTACTCAGGGTGATTGCCAGGGGAGACCATGCCAGGAGGACCGGAAGTACCCAGTTTAACGCCCGTAGTTCACGAAGTCATGCCGTGGTTCAAATTGTGGTTGAAAGTCGAGAACGAGGCGCAGCCTCTACCCCGGGCCATGAAAGGCGCACGGGTCTAGTGCCGGGAGGTGTACGGGTCTCAACGCTCAGCTTGATCGATTTGGCCGGCTCCGAGCGTGCAGCTGAAAACAAGGAGAGAAGAACTGAAGGCGCTCACATTAATAAAAGTTTACTCACTCTCGGTACGGTTATTGCGAGGTTGTCTGGTGACAAGGATAAAGCGACAAGCCACTCGGATCGCGATGGAAAGCATCTCCCATACCGAGACAGCAAGCTTACGCGATTGTTGCAACCCGCTCTGTCGGGAAATTCATTGGTCAGTATTCTCTGTACGATCCAAATAGGATCAACAGGAGGTAATACAGCTGCCAATACACACACGAATGAAACATTAAACACATTAAAATTTGCTGCCAGGGCAAAAAACAATATTGTGAGCCATGCAAAGCGTGCGGAAGAGGCTCATGCCGGTGTATCGGGAGATGCAGGTAGTCGTGTTCTCCTAGAACGATATCGGATGGAAATTCAGGCACTTCGGGCACAGCTCGAGAAACAGGGCAAGTCACACGCTGAACAAGAATCAAGGCTGGAAGAAGAACGATTCGAGAAAGAAGCGGAAACACGTCACGAGGAGCAGATGCTAGAAATGCAACTTGCCAGGACGGCGTTGAAGGAACGCATCGAACATCTCAATCGCTTGATTCTGTGCTCAAAGTCTACAGGTGTGAATGCCAGTGGAAACTTTTCCTTAACGGGGCTTCAACTACGTGGCTTTGATTTAAAATCTCTACGTTCATCGGGGTCGCATTCGGCTTTGGGTGGTTTGCAGCTACATCGATCACGGTCAACAACGTCCGTCAAGAGTGGCAGCGGAGCGCCACACGATCAAGGTCCGTCGTTCGGAAGTGGTGATTATGAAGAGGACACTATTGGAGAGTTTGCAGACGGTACCGCCAGCCTGCAGGCACAAATCAATGCACTGCAAGCAGACCTAGCAGATAAAAACCGCTACATATCCACCTTAGAACGAAGGCTACTACAAGCACGGCGTTCAAGTCATTCTCGAATGTCCGTAGGCCTGTCTCAGCTCAAAGCCGGGGGATCATCGCCTTGTGATCCTGAGATTGCAGCGTTACTCCGTGAGAAAGACATGGAGATCGCAGATTTACGTCTTCAATTGGACGATAAGGATAGAATGGTGGCCGCGCTTCGCTCTGCCGCACGCCAGCGTGAAATAGCGCAATTAGCAGCGGAGTCCCTACCTCCTGATCCTCCTAAACCGCCATCCATCCCCCTGCGTGGACATCGGCCGAACCACTTAAGCTTCGAGAGCACCAGCAGCCCAATTATGGGCCCTGCTCCCGCACCTGCAGGTAGCCCTGTAAACCTTCTGTCTCCAACGAAAATAGTGGAAAAGGATAGAGACAAGAAAAGACGAAGTGTGGACGAAATGTCCCGAATGCTTGACGAGATGATTCAAGACCGAGTGGAGAGTGGGCATTTGGTCAAGGGCATGAGAGGAAGCGTCCGCTTGGCCAGCGGACTACGAAAGGAGACATCGTTAGAAGCAACAAGCCCGTCCCCCACCAATGCCCCTCCCATGTTTGAAAGAATAGCAGCTCCACTTCAGGAAGTTGCAGATGCCGCTTTGTCATGA